A part of Aegilops tauschii subsp. strangulata cultivar AL8/78 chromosome 2, Aet v6.0, whole genome shotgun sequence genomic DNA contains:
- the LOC141040868 gene encoding uncharacterized protein, whose product MISEIVVPGPTDVDAQDFLREQQHMVSILKEHLTQAQARMKKYADKKRLERTSEVGDMVYLRMQPYRMAAFGIRQAMKLTTKLYGPYRILQKIGHVAYKLQLLEHIGIHPVFHASQLKKHLGAHAIPSKGLPLVDCTGKIKTEPLAVFETRSLPHNGILVTEWLINWENLKPEEVTWEDANFIKQTFPDFFESYLKISCSTIREDKYDLRGEHCQLPKD is encoded by the coding sequence ATGATAAGTGAAATAGTTGTGCCTGGACCTACAGATGTTGATGCCCAAGATTTTCTAAGAGAACAACAACACATGGTTTCCATTCTCAAGGAACACTTGACACAAGCTCAGGCTCGGATGAAGAAATATGCTGACAAGAAACGCCTTGAGAGGACATCTGAAGTGGGAGATATGGTTTATCTACGGATGCAGCCCTACCGAATGGCTGCCTTCGGCATCCGACAAGCCATGAAGCTGACAACTAAGTTGTATGGCCCCTATCGTATCTTACAGAAAATTGGCCATGTAGCATACAAGCTCCAACTTCTCGAGCACATTGGCATTCATCCGGTCTTCCACGCCAGTCAGTTGAAGAAGCACCTGGGCGCACATGCTATCCCGAGCAAAGGTCTTCCATTAGTGGACTGTACTGGCAAGATTAAAACAGAACCACTAGCAGTGTTTGAAACTCGCTCATTACCACATAATGGCATCCTGGTCACCGAATGGTTGATCAATTGGGAAAATCTCAAACCTGAAGAAGTGACGTGGGAGGATGCTAACTTCATCAAACAAACCTTCCCTGACTTCTTTGAAAGCTACCTAAAGATTAGTTGTAGCACTATCCGTGAGGACAAGTATGATCTTAGAGGGGAGCATTGTCAGCTACCTAAAGATTAG